A genome region from Erythrolamprus reginae isolate rEryReg1 chromosome 4, rEryReg1.hap1, whole genome shotgun sequence includes the following:
- the LOC139167093 gene encoding angiomotin-like protein 1: MRGSEDVVPGTVLQRLIQELRYGNPNENMNLLALQHQATGSAGPSNSTASSTLSSSSAENLVPEDPQMVQQSARQEPQGQEHQGDNTGMEKQTRGSQPQQNNEELPSYEEAKAQSQFFRTQQPSVVGPSFYMASSTGPKSKTEGRPTLARANSGQAHKDEALKELKQGHVRSLSERIMQLSLERNGVKQLLPCSGRSRGVKSAGPSPSLASSKGMDLRGPPPDYPFKIKQGGSPGSKSQEPGVFFNEQPSGTIQEMAKASYSASQPAIVRYQGPPEYGITSRQCASSFPSLPTPQEHSPMSSQTSSLSGPLHSASLPPLSMATASQSLPATPPSQQPLTPDAFTIVQRAQQMVAMLSEDNEALQKELEGYYEKADKLQKFEMEIQRISEAYDDLVKITTRRESLDKAMRNKLEGEIRRLHDFNRDLHDRLETANRQLASREFEGHENKATEDLYASQTKQKPQEIH; this comes from the exons ATGAGAGGTTCGGAGGATGTTGTCCCTGGCACTGTTTTGCAGCGGTTAATCCAGGAGTTGCGTTATGGCAACCCCAACGAGAATATGAACCTGCTGGCTCTCCAGCACCAAGCTACGGGGAGCGCGGGGCCCTCCAACTCCACTGCGAGCAGCACCCTGTCTTCTTCTTCTGCGGAAAACCTGGTGCCCGAAGACCCACAAATGGTCCAGCAGTCGGCGCGCCAGGAACCACAAGGCCAGGAACATCAAGGGGATAACACGGGGATGGAGAAGCAGACCCGAGGCTCGCAGCCTCAGCAGAACAACGAAGAATTGCCTTCTTACGAAGAAGCCAAAGCTCAGTCTCAGTTTTTTAGAACCCAGCAGCCTAGTGTTGTCGGGCCCAGCTTCTACATGGCCAGCAGCACCGGTCCGAAGTCTAAAACGGAAGGTAGGCCAACTTTGGCCCGTGCCAACAGTGGACAGGCGCACAAAGACGAAGCCCTGAAGGAACTGAAACAAGGGCACGTTCGCTCCTTGAGCGAGAGAATCATGCAGCTTTCCTTGGAGAGGAACGGGGTCAAACAGCTTCTCCCTTGCTCGGGGAGAAGCAGAGGGGTCAAATCCGCAGGGCCTTCCCCTTCACTGGCGTCCAGTAAAGGCATGGATCTGAGAGGACCCCCTCCAGATTATCCGTTTAAGATCAAGCAAGGGGGCTCCCCGGGAAGCAAAAGCCAGGAGCCGGGCGTGTTTTTTAATGAACAGCCTTCTGGAACGATTCAAGAAATGGCGAAGGCCTCCTACTCAGCATCCCAGCCTGCGATTGTCCGATATCAGGGGCCCCCAGAATACGGCATAACcag TCGTCAATGTGCATCGTCTTTTCCATCACTGCCAACCCCCCAGGAACACAGCCCAATGTCCTCCCAGACCTCCTCGCTTAGCGGCCCCCTGCACTCCGCATCTCTGCCGCCTCTCTCAATGGCCACCGCATCCCAGTCTCTGCCCGCAACGCCGCCTAGCCAGCAGCCCCTCACGCCAGACGCCTTCACGATAGTACAGCGAGCCCAGCAAATGGTGGCGATGTTGTCTGAAGATAATGAAGCCCTGCAGAAGGAGCTGGAGGGCTACTACGAGAAAGCCGACAAACTTCAGAAG TTCGAAATGGAAATTCAGAGGATTTCAGAAGCTTATGACGACCTGGTGAAAATCACCACCAGGAGAGAATCTCTAGACAAGGCGATGCGAAACAAACTTGAAGGGGAAATCAGAAGACTCCATGATTTCAACAGGGACTTGCATG ACCGACTGGAGACTGCAAATAGGCAACTGGCCAGCCGAGAGTTTGAGGGACATGAAAACAAGGCAACAGAGGATCTTTATGCCTCTCAAA